One Mycolicibacterium sp. TUM20985 genomic window, CGGTGTTGCCGGTACGGGTCAGAATGGCCTCCCCGGCAGCCCGGGTGACCCGGCGGGCGCTGGCGGTGCCGGCGGCACTGCGGGCGCTTCGGGCGTCGGCGGCAACGGGGCTGCGGGTGGCAGCGGCACCGACAGCGGAAACGGCGGTGCCGGCGGCGCGGGCGGCGCCTCGACACCTGCTACCGGTGTGGCCATCGGCGGCAACGGCGGCAACGGCGGCAACGGGGGGACCGGCGCCACCGACGGCGGTGCGGGCGGCGCAGGCGGCGCGGCGACCGGCGTCGGTGCGGGCGGCGCCGGCGGTAACGGCGGCACCGGCGGCAGCGGCGGGATCGGCGCTCCCGGCGGAACGGGCGGAACCGGCCAGGTCGGCGGTACGGGCGGCACCGGCACCAACGGCACCGTCGTCGGCGTCAACGGCACCAACGGCGGACCGGCAGGCGCTGGCGGCAACGGCGGCACCGGCGGCATCTTCGGCAGCGGCGGTGCAGCCGGTAGCGGCGGCACCGGCGGCACCGGCGGTACCGGCGGCGACGGGCAGGCCGGCGGAGCCGGCGGCACCGGCGGCACGGGAGCGGCAGGTGGCACCGGCGGTAACGGTGCTGCCGGTGGCAACGGTGGCGTAGGCGGCGCGGGTGGCGCTGGCTCGGGTGGCGCTACCGGTGGAACCGGCGGCGCCGGCGGATCCGGCGCAACGGGGGGTGCGGCCGGAACGGGCGGCACCGGCGGCGCGGGCGGCACCGGCGGCACCGGCGGCACCGGCGCGGCGGGCGGCACCGGTGGAACCGGTGGGGCTGGCGGGGCGACGGGCACCGCGGGGAGCGGTGGCCTGTTCGGCGGCACCGGTGGGGCCGGAACGACCGGCAGCACCGGAGCCACCGGCGCGACGGGCGCGACCGGAGCGACCGGGACCACCGGCGCCACCGGTGCGACCGGTGCGACCGGCGGCAGCGGCACCGCGGGGGCCGGCGGCAGCGCCGGCGCGAACGGGGCCAATGGCGCTTCGTCCTAACCAGTAAGACCCAAAGGGCGCCGGGGAAAGTCTCCGGCGCCCTTTGGCGTCTCGATACACCCCGTTGATAGCGCAACTATTCATGGGATGAGGCCGGTGAACCGGTGGACGCCTATCCTTCTCCACCAAGCACATTCAGTGCTGGCCGATCTACTGGTCGCGGTCATCACCGCCTGTGACGGCGTGCTCTCGCGGCTGGCTGCGGCGTTAGAAGTCCCAGTCCTCGTCTTCGGTGTTGATGGCCTTGCCGATCACGTACGACGACCCCGACCCGGAGAAGAAGTCGTGGTTCTCGTCGGCGTTGGGGCTCAGCGCCGACAGGATCGCCGGGTTGACGTCGGTCTCGTCCTTGGGGAACAGCGCCTCGTAGCCGAGGTTCATCAACGCCTTGTTGGCGTTGTAGCGCAGGAACTTCTTGACGTCCTCGGTGAGGCCGACCTCGTCGTAGAGGTCCTGCGTGTACTCGACCTCGTTGTCGTAGAGCTCGAACAGCAACTCGTAGGTGTAGTCCTTCAACTCGGCCTTGCGCGCCTCGTCCGCCTGCGCCAGACCCTTCTGGAACTTGTAGCCGATGTAGTACCCGTGCACGGCCTCGTCGCGGATGATCAGCCGGATCATGTCGGCGGTGTTCGTGAGCTTGGCGCGGCTGCTCCAGTACATCGGAAGGTAGAAGCCCGAGTAGAACAGGAAGCTCTCCAGCAGCGTCGAGGCCACCTTGCGCTTCAGGGGATCGTCACCCTTGTAGAAGTTCATGACGATCTCGGCCTTGCGCTGCAGGTTGGGGTTCTCCTCCGACCAGCGGAACGCCTCGTCGATCTCCACCGTCGAGCACAGGGTGGAGAAGATGTTGCTGTAGCTCTTGGCGTGCACCGACTCCATGAACGCGATGTTGGTGTACACCGCCTCCTCGTGCGGCGTGATCGCGTCGGGGATCAGGCTCACCGCGCCGACCGTGCCCTGGATGGTGTCCAGCAGCGTCAGGCCGGTGAAGACCCGCATGGTCAGCTGCTTCTCGTGAGCGTTCAGCGTGCCCCAGGACGGGATGTCGTTGGACACCGGCACCTTCTCCGGCAACCAGAAGTTACCGGTCAGCCGCTCCCAGACCTCGGCGTCCTTCTCATCGTGAATGCGGTTCCAGTTAATGGCCGAGACCCGGTCGATCAGCTTCATTCCCTCGGACACCTTGGACCCCAA contains:
- a CDS encoding PGRS repeat-containing protein, which codes for MKNSMYPFATGIAIAGAGVALAFGPGTAQAAPLISPPTGPQCLIVAAGCPTGATTSLVGPSMFSLVPTPNALAAQFIGPVAYQPFYNVIGLVGLIPIVNIFVSNGVDGAPGSGANGGNAGLIFGYGGAGGSGAAGVAGGNGGAGALIFGGGGAGGTGGAGAIGGNGGNAGLLAHFSNGGAGGTGGTGAAGGNGGNAGSLGLFSNGGAGGMGGAGTPGISAGAAPAAAPAGTTGPNGTLIGSAGLNGVNPPGSGIAGVDGAAGVAGTGQNGLPGSPGDPAGAGGAGGTAGASGVGGNGAAGGSGTDSGNGGAGGAGGASTPATGVAIGGNGGNGGNGGTGATDGGAGGAGGAATGVGAGGAGGNGGTGGSGGIGAPGGTGGTGQVGGTGGTGTNGTVVGVNGTNGGPAGAGGNGGTGGIFGSGGAAGSGGTGGTGGTGGDGQAGGAGGTGGTGAAGGTGGNGAAGGNGGVGGAGGAGSGGATGGTGGAGGSGATGGAAGTGGTGGAGGTGGTGGTGAAGGTGGTGGAGGATGTAGSGGLFGGTGGAGTTGSTGATGATGATGATGTTGATGATGATGGSGTAGAGGSAGANGANGASS
- the nrdF gene encoding class 1b ribonucleoside-diphosphate reductase subunit beta, which codes for MKLIDRVSAINWNRIHDEKDAEVWERLTGNFWLPEKVPVSNDIPSWGTLNAHEKQLTMRVFTGLTLLDTIQGTVGAVSLIPDAITPHEEAVYTNIAFMESVHAKSYSNIFSTLCSTVEIDEAFRWSEENPNLQRKAEIVMNFYKGDDPLKRKVASTLLESFLFYSGFYLPMYWSSRAKLTNTADMIRLIIRDEAVHGYYIGYKFQKGLAQADEARKAELKDYTYELLFELYDNEVEYTQDLYDEVGLTEDVKKFLRYNANKALMNLGYEALFPKDETDVNPAILSALSPNADENHDFFSGSGSSYVIGKAINTEDEDWDF